A single Anopheles maculipalpis chromosome 3RL, idAnoMacuDA_375_x, whole genome shotgun sequence DNA region contains:
- the LOC126563734 gene encoding ankyrin-3 isoform X5 — protein MALEETQNNGSAVAVAPKENAPTAALKQQPPQGQAQVQPSTSNEKLNNIVNGGGATMEKSRSNNKQNDTNTAFLRAARAGDLQKLIEYLETGQVTDINTCNTNGLNALHLAAKDGHYDIVNELLKRGALVDNATKKGNTALHIASLAGQKEIIQLLLQYNASVNVQSQNGFTPLYMAAQENHDECVNYLLAKGANPALATEDGFTPLAVAMQQGHDKVVAVLLESDTRGKVRLPALHIAAKKDDVKAAKLLLENEHNPDVSSKSGFTPLHIAAHYGNVNVAQLLIEKGADVNFTAKHNITPLHVACKWGKLNMVKLLIANHGRIDSITRDGLTPLHCAARSGHDQVIEVLLEHRAEIISKTKNGLAPLHMAAQGEHVSAARILLMNKSPVDDITIDYLTALHVAAHCGHVKVAKLLLDRNADPNARALNGFTPLHIACKKNRIKVVELLLNHGATIGATTESGLTPLHVASFMGCMNIVIYLLQHDASPDIPTVRGETPLHLAARAKQTDIIRILLRNGAYVNAQAREDQTPLHVASRIGNMEIVMLLLQHGAKIDAVTKDNYTPLHIAAKEGQDEVASLLLDNEANVEAVTKKGFTPLHLAAKYGNLKCAELLLERGAQVDVQGKNGVTPLHVASHYDHQKVALLLLEKGASPYSPAKNGHTPLHIASKKNQLNIATTLLEYKADANAESKTGFTPLHLSAQEGHGDMARTLLNNGADPNHAAKNGLTPLHLCAQEDNVGIAETLLEHKARIDPVTKTGFTPLHVAAHFGQAGMVKYLIENDANIEMKTNIGHTPLHQAAQQGHTLIINILLKNKANPEAVTNGGQTALSIADKLGYITVVETLKVVTETSVTQTVDEKFKIVGPETIHETFLSDSEDEGPEGGTPPPPSAMKALMQAQQLYGGSGAIKYYQSQMRYTREDPIMSDQQQYNYMTSDENKQFDDTNLTNMSIDPLKDDKYLEKIISRAENYTVSATDRSHTPNPLDITVTDNVNITRKPIHVGFLVSFLVDARGGAMRGCRHSGVRVIVPPRSAAQPTRITCRYVKPQRITNGPPLMEGEALISRILELAPVGAKFLGPVILEVPHFASLRDKEREIIILRSDNGETWREHTLYDSEEAIHEVLNETFKGDTLNLLEDLHTNRITRIVTNDFPHYFAIVSRIRQEVHAIGPEGGTVSATAVPQVQAIFPQNALTKKIRVGLQAQPIDMNTTANLLGRSVAVSPVVTVEPRRRKFHKAITLSMPAPKAYNSGMINQYSGNAPTLRLLCSITGGQNKAVWEDVTGSTPLTFVNDCVSFTTTVSARFWLMDCRNIGEATKMATELYSQMAHVPFMVKFVVFAKRVDQSEAKLSVFCMTDDKEDKTLEHQEHFTEIAKSRDIEVCEGRTIYLEFAGNIVPVMKSGEQLALQFNAFKENRLTFTVKIKNNLDDLLGRISFMNEPKVAKGEPIQTALCTLNFTLPSEKFGLGGDELETTSEFDQSSTEVLNSEQQAIVAAANRGKTLNFTFQNGDGASEIHKADIKITDICNLLGSDWPLLADELAITPSDVELIRAEYPNDEAQQAIVMLRLWLRQAGRDATGNVLEQALIKINRPDIVNKSITNLEPVTDEYERRVAQRQIGSMNGLDEIDPAKVNGVTTTSSIMHESEHEQTEEKQEHEAVEKQIPTDNNSPTDSVSPDTTEAFQQIRRESEILGIAAIKKEDLSTPPPSPADFNTQVSQNSSQAGVEEGRNDAVAEDVQEIIQQAIKDHDTHDDDEEEEAGGPVAVETAGSDSAISDHDEDSEGFELDLETDKSGKVKTIKKHSKVNIKINKTVAQRPTVGDIEWEMPESDARHPQIEISSVNLEDVSNDRRYSLDHIDPVAEGLTLGARTYEKSHSTPGETEQKKSEQIVIISSDNNISEVPADYSGDIDEFIFVQTSPENFAKMEKEQAKGGVVTDEDDNSNLVIITEEHYDYELTSDDDRRSSSLLEDPSPPEEKDLEGYTVAPSSTPGADGKKRFIVGGSSSSESEEDPQQRRRDHQSGSTSIVRRTVRSKVVPTGLTITEDESVVLKDDQTNGTNPAITVCQPTPPPAQPPSSSTSNNFSIRTGPGSSSGSDVALHETAGELSDDDETENYLVQNTDQIVGMEPTEPPIETTASKHEGSTRTETNTVVDESDDGTIRTTIYSTTLKFDGPEDMEEQILKQMRDQQFTAEQQEQLMNTPLITTTTLDPDTGVETTSTSTTRTTTTTKTITLTPDGDFPEDEILQKITTVTTHTSQPNVPEMVKETTVTVTEMVDGRTLDGAAKALNNIVDEFMNQERKN, from the exons AATGACACAAACACAGCGTTCCTACGAGCAGCTAGGGCAGGAGATCTTCAGAAGCTGATAGAGTACCTCGAAACTGGTCAGGTGACCGACATCAACACGTGCAATACG AATGGTCTCAACGCGTTGCATCTCGCAGCAAAAGATGGTCACTATGACATCGTTAACGAATTACTGAAACGTGGTGCTCTCGTCGATAATGCCACTAAGAAGGGCAACACAGCACTGCACATCGCTTCATTGGCTGGCCAAAAGGAGATCATTCAGCTGCTCCTGCAATATAACGCATCGGTTAACGTGCAGTCTCAGAATGGATTCACGCCGCTCTACATGGCCGCGCAGGAAAACCATGATGAGTGTGTAAATTATCTTCTTGCTAAGGGTGCTAATCCTGCACTGGCTACAGAG gaCGGCTTTACGCCATTAGCAGTGGCGATGCAGCAAGGTCACGACAAAGTAGTGGCCGTACTACTTGAAAGCGATACACGCGGCAAGGTTCGATTACCAGCACTACATATAGCGGCCAAGAAGGATGACGTGAAGGCGGCAAAACTTTTGCTGGAG AATGAACACAATCCAGACGTATCTTCGAAGAGTGGCTTCACTCCGCTGCACATTGCTGCACATTACGGAAATGTAAACGTCGCTCAATTGCTAATTGAGAAAGGTGCCGATGTAAATTTTACTGCAAAGCACAACATCACACCACTACACGTGGCGTGCAAGTGGGGAAAGCTTAACATGGTGAAGCTCTTGATCGCAAACCATGGTCGTATCGATAGTATCACTCGCGATGGGCTTACCCCACTGCACTGTGCTGCTCGTTCAGGTCATGATCAAGTAATAGAAGTGTTGCTCGAACATCGTGCGGAGATCATTTCCAAGACCAAAAATGGACTTGCCCCGTTGCACATGGCAGCCCAGGGCGAACACGTGAGCGCAGCGCGTATTTTACTAATGAACAAATCACCAGTTGATGACATTACGATTGACTATCTAACTGCTCTGCACGTCGCAGCTCACTGTGGACATGTGAAGGTGGCAAAGCTGCTACTCGATCGAAATGCCGATCCGAATGCACGAGCACTGAACGGCTTTACACCGTTACACATTGCCTGCAAGAAGAATCGGATTAAGGTAGTGGAGCTGCTGCTAAACCATGGTGCCACAATTGGAGCTACTACGGAGAGTGGTCTAACGCCGTTGCATGTGGCTAGCTTCATGGGGTGCATGAACATTGTCATTTATCTTCTGCAACACGATGCCAGTCCGGACATTCCGACTGTGCGTGGTGAAACCCCACTACATCTGGCAGCACGTGCCAAGCAAACAGACATCATACGCATCTTGCTACGAAACGGGGCGTACGTAAATGCGCAAGCACGGGAAGACCAGACACCGCTACACGTCGCATCTCG AATCGGTAACATGGAAATAGTGATGCTACTTTTGCAACACGGTGCAAAGATTGATGCTGTAACGAAGGACAATTACACGCCGTTACACATAGCGGCAAAGGAGGGCCAAGATGAAGTGGCTTCACTACTATTGGACAACGAAGCTAACGTAGAAGCGGTCACTAAAAAAGGCTTCACACCACTGCATTTGGCCGCCAAGTACGGCAACCTAAAATGTGCTGAACTGCTTCTTGAACGAGGTGCCCAAGTGGATGTACAGGGCAAGAATGGTGTGACGCCATTGCACGTTGCTAGTCACTACGATCATCAAAAAGTAGCATTGCTGCTGCTAGAGAAAGGTGCATCACCGTATTCGCCAGCCAAGAATGGTCATACGCCGCTACACATTGcttcaaagaaaaatcaacTGAACATCGCCACAACGCTACTGGAATACAAGGCGGATGCTAATGCGGAAAGCAAAACAGGGTTCACGCCCCTGCACTTGTCAGCCCAAGAAGGTCATGGCGATATGGCGCGTACTCTATTGAACAATGGGGCCGATCCTAACCATGCCGCAAAGAATGGATTGACACCGTTGCATCTGTGTGCACAGGAAGACAATGTGGGCATCGCTGAAACGCTATTGGAGCATAAGGCACGCATCGATCCGGTAACAAAGACAGGCTTTACTCCGCTTCACGTGGCCGCTCATTTCGGTCAAGCCGGAATGGTGAAATACTTGATCGAAAATGATGCAAACATCGAGATGAAGACCAATATTGGTCATACCCCGCTCCATCAGGCTGCACAGCAAGGACACACGCTCATCATCAACATTCTgctgaaaaataaagcaaatccGGAAGCAGTGACTAACGGTGGCCAAACTGCGCTATCGATCGCCGATAAGCTGGGCTATATCACTGTAGTGGAGACACTGAAGGTAGTCACCGAAACAAGCGTCACACAGACGGTTGATGAGAAGTTTAAAATCGTTGGACCAGAAACTATCCACGAAACGTTCCTGTCGGACTCCGAAGATGAGG GGCCTGAAGGAGGTACGCCACCCCCACCTAGTGCTATGAAAGCCCTAATGCAAGCGCAGCAATTGTATGGCGGTAGTGGTGCTATCAAGTACTATCAATCGCAAATGCGTTACACAC GTGAAGATCCAATCATGTccgaccagcagcagtacaacTACATGACAAGCgacgaaaacaaacagttcGACGACACAAATCTCACCAACATGAGTATCGATCCATTGAaggatgataaatatttggaAAAGATCATTTCTCGTGCAGAGAACTACACCGTTTCGGCCACAGATCGGTCCCACACACCCAATCCGCTGGACATCACTGTGACTGACAATGTGAACATCACCCGAAAGCCGATCCATGTTGG ATTTCTGGTGTCGTTCCTGGTTGATGCACGTGGTGGTGCCATGCGAGGTTGCCGCCACAGCGGTGTACGTGTGATTGTACCACCTCGATCAGCCGCACAACCTACAAGGATTACCTGTCGGTATGTGAAACCACAACGCATCACCAATGGTCCGCCATTAATGGAAGGAGAGGCTCTGATAAGCCGCATTCTCGAGTTGGCCCCTGTTGGTGCCAAGTTCCTTGG CCCTGTCATCCTTGAGGTGCCTCATTTTGCGTCGCTGCGCGATAAGGAACGCGAAATAATTATCCTACGTTCTGATAATGGTGAAACATGGCGCGAACATACGCTTTACGATAGTGAGGAAGCCATCCACGAAGTCCTGAACGAGACATTCAAGGGAGATACGCTCAACTTGCTCGAGGATTTACATACGAACAGGATCACACGCATTGTGACAAACGATTTTCCACACTATTTTGCGATCGTGTCGCGTATTCGTCAGGAAGTGCACGCTATTGGACCAGAGGGTGGTACCGTGTCGGCTACTGCTGTTCCACAGGTGCAAGCTATTTTCCCACAAAATGCACTGACGAAGAAAATCCGTGTCGGGCTGCAGGCCCAACCGATTGACATGAACACAACGGCTAACTTGCTAGGCCGCAGTGTAGCAGTGTCACCGGTGGTGACTGTAGAACCGCGTCGGCGTAAGTTCCACAAAGCGATTACGCTCAGTATGCCCGCTCCAAAAGCTTACAACTCGGGTATGATCAACCAATATTCGGGCAATGCGCCGACGTTGCGTTTGCTGTGTTCGATAACCGGCGGCCAGAATAAAGCCGTATGGGAAGATGTTACCGGTTCAACACCACTCACGTTCGTGAACGATTGTGTGTCTTTCACGACTACAGTGTCAGCTCGCTTCTGGCTGATGGATTGCCGCAACATTGGCGAAGCAACCAAAATGGCCACTGAATTGTACTCGCAGATGGCGCACGTGCCTTTCATGGTGAAGTTCGTCGTGTTTGCCAAGCGTGTCGACCAAAGCGAGGCAAAATTAAGCGTTTTCTGTATGACGGATGACAAAGAAGACAAAACATTGGAACATCAAGAACATTTCACTGAGATTGCCAAATCTCGAGATATCGAGGTCTGTGAAGGACGAACAATCTATCTAGAATTCGCTGGCAATATCGTCCCGGTGATGAAATCTGGCGAGCAGCTTGCATTGCAGTTCAACGCATTTAAGGAAAATCGTCTCACGTTCACGGTCAAGATCAAAAACAATCTGGACGATCTGCTTGGTCGTATCTCGTTCATGAACGAGCCCAAAGTTGCCAAGGGCGAACCAATTCAAACGGCGCTCTGCACTCTAAACTTTACACTTCCATCCGAAAAGTTTGGTTTGGGTGGAGACGAACTGGAGACAACGTCCGAGTTCGATCAGAGCTCGACCGAAGTTCTCAACAGCGAACAGCAGGCTATCGTTGCGGCAGCCAATCGTGGCAAGACGCTAAACTTCACGTTCCAAAATGGAGATGGTGCAAGCGAAATACACAAGGCGGATATTAAGATTACAGACATTTGCAACCTACTCGGTTCCGATTGGCCCCTGTTAGCGGATGAGCTTGCGATCACACCGTCCGATGTGGAGCTGATACGAGCGGAATATCCGAACGATGAAGCACAGCAGGCGATCGTGATGTTGCGTCTCTGGCTTCGTCAGGCCGGAAGAGATGCAACTGGTAATGTGCTCGAGCAGGCTCTTATCAAAATCAATCGGCCGGACATTGTCAACAAATCAATTACAAATTTGGAACCGGTAACGGACGAGTACGAGCGACGTGTTGCGCAGCGGCAAATCGGTTCGATGAATGGACTGGATGAAATCGATCCAGCAAAAGTGAATGGTGTGACTACGACCAGCAGTATAATGCACG AATCCGAACACgagcaaacagaagaaaagcaagagCATGAAGCAGTCGAAAAACAAATACCGACGGACAACAATTCCCCAACTGATTCCGTATCCCCAGACACCACGGAAGCGTTCCAGCAGATTCGTCGCGAAAGCGAAATCCTCGGAATAGCAGCGATTAAAAAGGAAGACCTTTCTACGCCTCCACCAAGTCCGGCCGATTTCAATACGCAAGTCAGTCAGAACAGCAGCCAGGCGGGCGTAGAAGAAGGACGAAACGATG CAGTAGCCGAGGATGTGCaagaaattattcaacaaGCCATCAAAGATCATGATacgcatgacgatgacgaagaGGAGGAAGCCGGTGGTCCGGTGGCGGTGGAAACAGCTGGCAGCGATTCGGCAATCAGTGATCATGACGAAGATTCCGAAGGATTCGAATTGGACCTCGAAACGGACAAAAGTGGTAAAgtgaaaacgataaaaaaacattcgaaggtaaacattaaaatcaataaaacagtTGCCCAACGTCCCACGGTCGGGGACATCGAGTGGGAAATGCCAGAATCGGATGCACGACATCCCCAAATAGAGATATCGTCCGTCAACTTGGAGGACGTCTCGAACGATCGTCGGTACAGTTTGGATCACATTGATCCCGTTGCCGAAGGACTCACTCTCGGTGCTCGTACATACGAAAAGTCTCACTCGACACCGGGCGAAACCGAACAAAAGAAGTCGGAACAAATTGTTATCATCTCGTCTGATAACAACATCTCAGAGGTGCCGGCAGACTATTCCGGTGACATTGATGAGTTCATTTTCGTGCAAACGTCACCGGAGAACTTTGCCAAGATGGAAAAGGAGCAAGCTAAGGGTGGAGTTGTAACGGATGAGGATGATAACAGCAACTTGGTCATCATCACCGAGGAACACTACGATTACGAACTAACGAGTGACGATGATCGCCGATCGTCTAGCCTGTTGGAGGATCCTTCGCCTCCCGAAGAGAAAGATCTTGAAGGATACACAGTCGCACCGTCGTCGACGCCAGGTGCGGATGGTAAGAAGCGCTTTATCGTTGGAGGCAGTAGTAGTTCGGAAAGTGAAGAAGATCCCCAACAACGGCGTCGTGATCATCAGTCCGGATCGACATCCATCGTAAGACGCACGGTGCGAAGTAAGGTGGTTCCTACGGGTCTTACAATTACCGAGGATGAATCGGTTGTGCTGAAGGACGACCAGACCAATGGCACCAATCCGGCGATAACTGTTTGTCAGCCAACACCGCCACCGGCGCAGCCACCCTCCAGCAGTACCAGCAACAACTTTTCTATCCGAACAGGACCGGGATCATCGAGCGGATCAGACGTTGCCCTGCACGAAACTGCGGGCGAGCTGAGCGATGACGATGAAACAG aaaactaTCTTGTTCAAAACACTGATCAAATAGTCGGTATGGAGCCAACTGAACCGCCAATTGAAACCACAGCTTCGAAACATGAAGGATCCACAcgaacagaaacaaacactGTCGTTGATGAATCAGATGATGG AACCATTCGTACTACGATTTACTCTACCACGTTGAAATTTGATGGTCCGGAAGATATGGAAgaacaaatattaaaacagATGCGAGATCAGCAATTCACAGCGGAACAACAGGAACAG TTGATGAACACCCCATTAATAACAACCACGACATTGGATCCGGATACGGGTGTAGAGACAACGTCCACCTCGACAACTCGAACGACAACGACCACTAAAACAATCACACTTACACCGGATGGAGATTTCCCCGAGGATGAAATACTGCAAAAAATCACAACCGTCACGACGCACACCTCTCAGCCAAACGTACCGGAAATGGTTAAGGAGACAACCGTCACCGTAACGGAAATGGTGGACGGCCGAACACTGGACGGTGCTGCCAAGGCACTCAATAATATAGTGGATGAGTTTATGAACCAGGAACGTAAAAATTAA